From the Bacteroidia bacterium genome, the window GCGGTTTGGTTGGTGCTTGCATTGGCAGGATAATTCAATGTATGCGTGGTTACTACTTGTGGTGCAACAGATGGTGTTATCGAACTATAATCCTGCCCGTCTATCTGATCGGGTAGGGTGTAAAGCGTACTATTCGGGTTTACACCTCCTAGTGTATAGTCTGCTTTTGGCGGATTGGGGAATGCAAATGATGGTTGTCCTGTTGATATAGAAGGACTGCCCGCGGTAGGGTTAAAAGCACCAATTATATTTAAGCTACCTGAACTTGCATACAAATTTCCATTGTAGGCCAACTCTATTTGTGAAAAACCATAAGCTGGTGAATTATTCACAAATGTTGGTGTCTGGTTGGCATTATAAGGAATAGCTACATCCACAGAAAAAACACCATCAGTACCTGCTCCTACAAAAAGTTTTGTGGTGCTACCATCTTGATAAAACTCTACTCCGCGAAAACCTGATGTGCTTAGATTATAATTAGCTCCGGGAATATTAAACTCCTGATAAACGTTGGCTCCATAAGTGGTTACATCTGCATCTCCGTTGCCATCTAATGCCAAATAGTGATAGCGCTGTTGGGTGGGGAAACCGCCTCCATAATTTCCCTTTGCATAGCTTGCCCAGGCCAACCATTTTCCATCGGCAGACAGTTCCAACTCGCGCGAAAAAATTCGTGCCCCATCATTATCCAGCGGTGTGGTTGGATATATTTGTGATGTATTAACTGGAACCGTCACCGTGCCGTCATTGTTTACTATTACTTTATGGATCTGCCCACTGCCCGATGGCCCTAAAGTTAGCGTACCCGAGCCTGCCATAAAATAAAGATAACGCTCCTGATCTACTCCGTGCGGAAGACCTAAGGCAATGGCTCCAAACTCCGTATTTACAACACCGCTAAATTGAACCTCCACCAAGGCATCTGCCAATGTCTCTACCGACAAACTATTCATATCCACTACTGCCCGATACAAACCCGTAATACTATTGCCTCCTCCCCAGGTGCTGAAAATATTATACTTCCGCTGGCAATTGGTAATGGTATCGTTGGTGCCAAAAGGAACAATAATCACCTCTGCCCCTCCTGTAATTATTGTACCCAGCAGGGTGTTGTTGTAGTCATACACTTTGTTGTCGGCTATATAAAAAACAAGGTTGTTGCCACTGTCGTAAACCCCGTTGGCCACCTGAATGGCTGTGGCCGGGCTACCTGCAATGGGTGTAACCACTACGTTGTTGATTTGCACATCCACTTTATTGGGTGCAATAAACCAGTTTTTCATTTGTGCCTGAAGGGGTGCTGTGATGCTTAGCATCAGCAATGTGGTAATGAGGTTGGATAGCTTTTTCATTTGTTGGTTTTTTAAAAGATAAGATGTTATTTGTGAATTATTACTTTTTCTGATACTGTTCTTGCACCATAATAAAGTGTGGCTATGTATATGCCGTTGGACAGATGGTGCAGGTCAACACTTTCCTTTTTATAGCTGCTCAATGTGCCGGTATAAACACATTGGTTCATGATATTATAAATTTTTAGTTCAGCATTTTTTCTCGGAATTCCTTTGAACAGAATGGTAAAATTGCCGGATGAAGGGTTTGGATAAACACTGAAATCGAAAGGATTGTTTACTTCGGCAATGCCTGTGCCATTGCCTACCATGCCCAGGCTGTCTGTCTTGATGATGTAACTTCCTGTGGATGTTGCCCCACAAATAATAAATCCTCCATCTTTGGTTTGCCGAACAAAATAGCCGTAATTATCAATGTTTGGGTTATACGTTCTTGTCCACAGTGTGTCGCCTGTGGCATTTGTCTTTATTAAATATAAACTTCTGCCATTAGAATTGTCCGTATTGCCTGTCATTATATACCCACCATCGGTGGTTTGGTCTATGGAGTAAACAACCTGATGAAGAGGATAAAAATACTTTTTTGTCCAAAGGGTATCACCTGCAGCATCTGTTTTGATTAAATAAATATTATTCTTATACACAGTAGTATCATAGGTAATTGCCGCAATAATAAAATTACTGTCAGTAGTTTGTTTCACATCCATGGCAGCATCGCTTGTTGATTTATCATAGGTTCTTGTCCATAAGGTATCGCCATAGGCATTGGTGCGAATTACATAAATATCACCATACTGGGATGATGTGGCACCTGCACCTGCCATAATAAATCCGTTATCATAGGTTTTATCTATGGCTCTAGCATCGCTGCTTAATGTAGAAGAATAATTATATGTTTTATTTGCCGCCACCAATCCGTTGCTCAGTACGGCAATAAAAAAGACTCTGGGAACAATTGGCATCGTATCTTGTTCAAAGTAACCCGTTAGTCCATATATAGCATTATTAACCGAAGCCATGCTGTTAACCATTGAGGGTATGGTTGCTCCAGTACCACCACTTAAAACTTTTGTCCAAAGCGTATCACCATTTGCGTCAAGTCTTAGAAGCCAGCTTCTTGCAAAAGGTACGCCTATATCATAAACTGCATTTACCATATAACCACTATCCGGAGTTTGCTCAATATAATTAGCCCCTTCCATACTGGGCCCACTGTAAATCTTTGCCCATTCAATGGTGCCGGCAGAATCAAGTTTTACTATACAAACATCGTTGCCATTATAGATGCTGCCTCCGCAAAAAACATATCCCCCATCAAAGGTTTCCTGAATGCTATATGCCCCGGCACTCCCCAACGTATCAATAATTTTTTCAAAAGTGTTTTGGGCTTTAGCTTTCAGGCTGCTCAGCAACACTATTATTAATATAATCTTTATCTGTTTCTGCATAGCGTCTTTATGGTGTTTGGTTTTTTTGGTGATATATACATTAATAGGCATCCTGCCTTTTATCTTCTATAGGTATCACAAATGTAATCAGTAAATGGTGTTCATAAAAATATCTTTTGGCTCATTTTATTTGAGCCTTTCGGCTCACATTGCTCAAACTACATTATGAAAAATTTCCCTTTCATCCTCCTGTTGCCATAATTCTTGCCATTATATAAATTAATGTATGGCAAAAACTCCACATCCATAATGCAGTTTTTAAATGTAGCTCCGGTAGTGGCAACAATAATTCCGCCTCTGTGTAAATTAACGGCAGGGTTATAAAACTTTTGTGCTCGGGCACCACATATTGCATATTCTATTGTTGAATTATTTTTAATGGTGAGCTTACCCACTGCAAGCGGCAGTATATTCTGACTTTGATTACTCTGGCTGCCCCATACTTCTACGCCCTGCCAGGTATAGGCTACATTACATGGGTCGCCCATAAAGTTTGAGGTTAACAACGTACCATCTGTAAGTGTTAGCGTGCTGCCGGGCTCTACAATAACCTTTGCTTCCGGACTAAATTTAAACGTCATGCCGGAAATAATGAGGTTGGAATTTTGCCGTATGCGCAATTCTCCTGTTACGTGTATTGGTACACTTACTCCCAATGGATTGCTTATGCCATAGCTCCACGTAGTGCTTTGGTTGGTGATTGCATTGTCAGGATAATTCAATGTATGCGTGGTTACTACCTGTGCTGAAACAGATGGTGTGATTGCACTATAATCCTGTCCATCTATCTGATCGGGTAGGGTGTAAAAGGAAGTACCCCATGTACCGCCAGGAACATTGGATAAAGTAAAAGAAAAGTTATTTCCCAATATTTGAGGAATAGAATTTTGTGGATCAAAAGAACCCATATTATACATGTTACCGCTGGGATTGCAGGCAGCATACATTCTTCCATTATAGGCAAGCTCAATTTGTGACTTACCGTAAGTTGATAAGTTTGTGCCTGATGAGCCGCTTATCTGAGTAAAATCAGAGGCTGGAGGAGGCGTGGGATAGCTTGACCAGTTTGACCATGGCAGATTAATATAAAAAATACCATCTATACCTGCACCTACAAAAAGTTTTGTAGTGTTACCTGATTGGTAAAATTCTATCCCTCTGAAATCGCTTACAGTGTTATTGCCCGTGTAATTGGGAATATTAAATCTTTTATAAGAATTATTTAAATAATCACCGCTTGCATCTAGTTCCAAAATATGATATCGAAATTGTGTACCCGATTGGTGATTTACCATAGCATAGCTACCCCATGCCAGCCATTTTCCATCTGGCGACAAATCCAATTCCTGTGCAAACACTTCTGCACCGGTATTATTGTTAGGATTTGCAACCGTGGGATAAATACGACCGTTAAGGGTTACAGAACCATCATTCTTGATGGTTACTTTTTTTATTCCTCCTGCTGTTGAATTTGTTGTACCCGGGCCTGCTAAAAAATAAAGATATCGTTTGCTTGAGGTTACTCTACCCACAGCAATAGCTCCAAACTCAGTTCCTGTATTGCCATAATAGTTTATTGTATCAACAAGTGTTGAGGTAACAGATAAACTGTTCAAATCTACCTCCGCACGCCACAAACTTGTTGCGCTTGTAAAACCTCCAGATGTTGTAAAAACGTTAAACTTCCGATGGCAATTGTTAATGGTATCGTTATCTCCAAATGGAACTATTATTATTTCTGTTCCACCATTATTAAGAGAGCCTATAAGTGTATTGTTGTAATCATATACGCCTCCATCTGACACGTAAAATAAAAGATTGCCCGCTTTGTCATACATGCCATTAGCAACCTGTACAACAGTAGCAGCAGAAACTCCACCAAAAGTAGGCGAGATTGTAGATGGAATCGGTGGGGACAAGGACATGTCCATCTTTTTTGGCGAAATGTACCAGTGGTTCAATTGACTTTGCGAGTAACTTGATGTATAAACTACAATAAGTGTGATAACAAACAAAAATTGCTTTTTCATTTTATTTCGTTTTTTATAGTTAGACTGATAATTGTTGATTTACTTTTGAATGACTATTTTTTTTGAAAAATATTGATGGCTTCCTATGATGGTTCTGAGTGAGTAAATACCGGAAGCCAATTCGGATAAATTAATCTGTTTAGGTTTATTATTTATTATGTTTCCGGCATAAACTAGTTGCGATGTGGTATTATAAATATACAGGGATGCCGTTTTCGTTGCCATACCGTTAACATGTACCTGAAAAATTCCGGTTGAAGGATTGGGATAAATATTAAACTTAAATGGGTTATTTACTTCGGCAACACCCGTTCCGGAATTAATATTTCCTAAACTGTCGGTTTTTATTATGTAAGCACCTCCAACACCATTAATAAAGCCATCAC encodes:
- a CDS encoding T9SS type A sorting domain-containing protein — encoded protein: MPINVYITKKTKHHKDAMQKQIKIILIIVLLSSLKAKAQNTFEKIIDTLGSAGAYSIQETFDGGYVFCGGSIYNGNDVCIVKLDSAGTIEWAKIYSGPSMEGANYIEQTPDSGYMVNAVYDIGVPFARSWLLRLDANGDTLWTKVLSGGTGATIPSMVNSMASVNNAIYGLTGYFEQDTMPIVPRVFFIAVLSNGLVAANKTYNYSSTLSSDARAIDKTYDNGFIMAGAGATSSQYGDIYVIRTNAYGDTLWTRTYDKSTSDAAMDVKQTTDSNFIIAAITYDTTVYKNNIYLIKTDAAGDTLWTKKYFYPLHQVVYSIDQTTDGGYIMTGNTDNSNGRSLYLIKTNATGDTLWTRTYNPNIDNYGYFVRQTKDGGFIICGATSTGSYIIKTDSLGMVGNGTGIAEVNNPFDFSVYPNPSSGNFTILFKGIPRKNAELKIYNIMNQCVYTGTLSSYKKESVDLHHLSNGIYIATLYYGARTVSEKVIIHK